The DNA sequence CAACACTTCCCGAAACACGTACTTGTTCCCGAAATCCGATCTGACGAGCCTTGCGATCATCAGTGAGTAGTTCATGGTTACGGCATCTGGCGATAGCCAAGCTGTCAGATTCACCGTTGCCCAACTCCAATCTATAACGTTGTGAAAGATAGATTTCTTTGGGATCTGTGATATCGGTTTGATTCACCCACGATAAGTCTGTTTCAGGAAATAAGCCTCTGCTGATACCCTGTTGAAACTCCTCCCTGACTGCCTGAACGATCAATCCACGACTGCGGCAGAATAATTCTAATAGTTGAAGGTGGTTTGTGCGTGCAAAATTAGACAATACGGTATTGTCAATAATGATCACCCATTTGATCAGCAGCAGCAATTTCAGCTTTTAATTCATCGACGGATTGACTCCCTTCTCTCAGCGGAATGCCCTGTTTGAGGAAACGTTGTCTCAGTTCTTCTCGATGGAGACCGAGAAGTTCCGCTGCCTTACCGAGGTTAATATCGCGATCGAGATAGGCACCTATTACAAGTTTTTCAAGGAGTACAGGGTTTGATTGGTGTAGATGATGGAGTACATCATCTATCAAATCGGGGTCCGTTTCGCTCATTTTTTCGAGTTGCTTAATTTGCCAAGAAGCCATTTTATTATTCCTGTGTAAAGAGGGATGGACAACGGAAATTTTTGGATTAGCTTGTCCATTAAAATATGGACAAGGTCGGAATAAGTAGCAAGTCCAGATAAGAAATTGACTTTATGCATGTTGGTTGCGAGTAATAATACCGCGAGATTACTGACTTTTCTCAGAAATATATCTCTTAAACAAGATCAGATTACCCCATCCTCAGGCTACGATCTTCAAGGGGCAGGTCAATGCGGATGTTGCCGCGGCGATGAGATTCTCTTATGGCGATGCCGATTTCAAGGGCTTCGCGACCGAACTCGCCGGGGCAGATGTCCTCGCGGCCCTGTTCAATAGAACGACAGACACCTTCGATGGCGTCAACCATTGAGCTTCTGGGATGCCATGGGCCCGGGAGGTGTGTCTG is a window from the Gemmatimonadota bacterium genome containing:
- a CDS encoding UPF0175 family protein encodes the protein MASWQIKQLEKMSETDPDLIDDVLHHLHQSNPVLLEKLVIGAYLDRDINLGKAAELLGLHREELRQRFLKQGIPLREGSQSVDELKAEIAAADQMGDHY
- a CDS encoding DUF3368 domain-containing protein; the protein is MLLLIKWVIIIDNTVLSNFARTNHLQLLELFCRSRGLIVQAVREEFQQGISRGLFPETDLSWVNQTDITDPKEIYLSQRYRLELGNGESDSLAIARCRNHELLTDDRKARQIGFREQVRVSGSVGVLGVLVRRSTISLLEGNRVLAEFISAGYFSPIEELDDLI